The following are encoded together in the Bacteroidota bacterium genome:
- the galE gene encoding UDP-glucose 4-epimerase GalE encodes MQNKKSKILVTGGIGYIGSHTAVALIEQNYEVIIVDNLSNSHLFILDRIEQISGVRPKYYNMDVCDAVQMDKLFAENSDISGVIHFAAYKAVGESVAEPLKYYHNNLGGLVTLIQSMQKHQVKNLVFSSSCSVYGNATQLPVDENCPLQPAESPYGNTKRICEEILVDTTKTGTINAIALRYFNPIGAHESGLIGELPIGQPSNLIPVITQTAAGLRDMITVFGSDYNTPDGTCIRDYIHVVDIADAHVAAVERMLNNKQLYTYELYNLGTGEGVSVKHAINTFEATTGVKANHQYGPRRDGDVIQIWADCTKSNKELGWKTKLSLADAMISAWKWQQEILKLGL; translated from the coding sequence ATGCAAAATAAAAAATCAAAAATACTCGTGACCGGCGGTATTGGCTATATCGGTAGTCATACTGCAGTGGCCCTCATTGAGCAAAACTATGAAGTTATTATAGTCGATAATTTATCCAATAGCCATTTGTTTATATTGGATCGCATTGAGCAAATTAGTGGCGTACGTCCCAAGTATTATAATATGGATGTGTGCGATGCCGTGCAAATGGACAAACTATTTGCTGAGAATAGTGATATATCAGGTGTGATACATTTTGCTGCGTATAAAGCTGTGGGAGAATCGGTGGCCGAGCCCTTGAAGTATTATCATAATAATTTGGGCGGACTCGTTACCTTAATACAGTCCATGCAAAAACATCAAGTAAAGAATTTGGTGTTCTCTTCTTCGTGCAGTGTATATGGAAATGCAACCCAATTACCGGTGGATGAAAATTGTCCTTTACAGCCCGCAGAATCACCTTACGGAAACACGAAAAGAATTTGCGAAGAGATATTAGTTGATACGACAAAAACAGGAACTATCAATGCAATTGCGTTACGTTATTTTAATCCGATAGGTGCCCACGAGTCAGGATTGATAGGGGAGTTGCCCATTGGTCAACCCAGTAATTTGATACCAGTTATTACACAGACAGCGGCTGGTTTACGCGACATGATCACTGTTTTTGGTAGTGATTATAATACACCCGATGGAACTTGTATACGCGATTATATACATGTAGTTGATATTGCAGATGCACATGTGGCCGCAGTAGAGCGTATGTTAAACAACAAACAATTATATACGTATGAATTATATAATTTGGGAACTGGTGAAGGCGTTTCGGTAAAACACGCAATAAATACTTTTGAAGCAACTACAGGGGTGAAAGCCAATCACCAGTATGGCCCAAGGCGTGACGGTGATGTCATACAAATTTGGGCCGATTGCACCAAGTCGAACAAGGAGTTGGGTTGGAAAACAAAATTATCATTGGCTGATGCGATGATCTCTGCATGGAAATGGCAGCAGGAGATTTTGAAGTTGGGGTTATGA
- a CDS encoding acyltransferase, translating to METPPKYYIHPTAIIDDGCGIGEGCKIWHFCHIMPGSSLGNNCILGQNVMVAPGVVLGNNVKVQNNVSLYTGVVCEDDVFLGPSMVFTNVINPRSFIERKEEFKKTIIKRGATIGANATIICGNTIGAYAMIGAGSVVTKDILDYALVVGNPARQTGWVSERGNKLIFNSNNEATCSESGQKYILKDGLVRLI from the coding sequence CGAAACCCCGCCAAAATATTATATACATCCTACAGCCATTATAGATGATGGTTGTGGAATAGGGGAGGGCTGTAAAATTTGGCATTTCTGCCATATAATGCCTGGTAGCAGTCTGGGTAATAATTGTATATTGGGACAAAATGTAATGGTAGCTCCCGGTGTAGTTTTAGGTAATAATGTAAAAGTGCAAAACAATGTATCATTATATACAGGTGTTGTTTGCGAAGATGATGTTTTCTTGGGGCCGAGTATGGTTTTTACCAATGTAATAAACCCGAGAAGTTTTATAGAACGCAAAGAAGAATTTAAAAAGACTATCATAAAACGCGGAGCAACAATAGGTGCCAATGCTACTATTATATGTGGCAATACCATCGGTGCTTATGCTATGATAGGAGCGGGCTCTGTAGTAACTAAAGATATCCTAGATTATGCATTGGTAGTGGGTAATCCTGCTAGGCAAACGGGATGGGTAAGTGAGCGGGGGAATAAATTAATATTCAATTCAAATAATGAAGCCACTTGTTCTGAAAGCGGACAGAAATATATATTAAAGGATGGTTTGGTGAGATTGATATAA